Genomic DNA from Puntigrus tetrazona isolate hp1 chromosome 6, ASM1883169v1, whole genome shotgun sequence:
aaactacccgggaaaaaaaaaaaaaaaaaaaaaaaaagttgtggaTGTCTTTGTTTACATGCTTATCATTTGAAATTATTACAAAAGGTTTTGTTGCGTTTATGTGTAGGAGGGTTGTAGCATCTCAGAAAACCCCAAGGTTCAGATTAAAACGCTTTTCTTCCAGTCTTTTTGTCTGTTGATTTAGTTTGAAATCATTTTCTTCACGtgaattattcagtaaataagtTGCGACTGTAATCGGTATTGCTTTTGACAGAAAAATGAAGTTGATGCCTTCTCAGCCAGTGCTAAAGAAATATATGACATTGGCAAGCAAGCCACCTTCAAAATTGCAGCTGGAGAATCTGGAGCAGATGGTATGTTCTTCTCTTGGTGCTGTAGATACCAGATTATGCAAGGTGTAACTCTGAACCTTTGAAATGGAAAGCCAGTGATTAAAGACATAACTGTCCACAGCAACATTGGGTTGAATATTAACAATGGCTGTATCTGCATCTGAtttcttaatataaaatgtctattataagtatatattttatgaactaTACATTGCTTTATATGGCAAAACTCTACTTTTAGGCTAGTTAGTCAAAATTTGTCTTTAAGATCTTAAAATTTGTTCTTCCTCTAATGGCCACAGCGAAAGGAATAACATACTACGGTGTTGCTGTGGTCAAAAAGACAAATTCAGCTATCAACATCAACAATCTGAAGGGGAAGAAGTCTTGTCACACTGGCAAGCACCGCACAGCTGGCTGGAACGTCCCTCTGGGGTATTTGATTGACCGTGGAATGATGTCAGCCATGGGCTGCAACATCCCTCAAGGTACTCCATTGTTTATGGTACAGCGCATCTTAAATTGTCAGAATGTCTTTTTCAGATGGGAAAATATCTTGTGGCTTATCTTGATGTTTTAGGGGTTGCTGACTTCTTTAACGCCAGCTGTATCCCAGGGGCTAAAGATGACCCTGAGTCCCTGTGTCAGCTGTGTGTGGGAGATGGAGCGGGAAAATATAAGTGTGATGAAAGTGTTAATGAGCGGTACTATGCATATGATGGAGCATTCAGGTATAtcgtatgcatttaaaaatgaaaaccgtACTGATGTGAAATGTAGCTGGTGCAGTTGCAGCTTTGATAATTAGAACTATTCTTAATGTGCCGCTTCACTGTTGTTTTGGGCTTCACAGGTGCTTGGTTGAGAATGCAGGTGACGTCGCCTTTGTGAAGCACACAACTGTGAGCAAGAACACAGATGGTAAATGTCCACTCCAGTGGTCCTCAATCAGGGAACTTCGGCAAACTTAATTGCTTAGgattacttaaaaatgttatatttagatatattaatagtagtatatatacacatagtacatataatagtagtatatatacatatatatatatatatatatatatatatatatatatatatatagtaaatataattaatattataatataacttATAGAATATCTAATTATTATATCCTAATTAATGAAGATGCAACATGAAATCATACACGCATAAATAGGTACAGTATGGTATATTTCCACTGCAGCAAATTAtcagatacatttacattacattttttgttaatgatgtaatatatttaatgttatggTTAGAGCTTCTAAGCTCAGCAAAGAGTATTTTAgtgattttaagaaaataaagtgtaagaAAGAACACACATGCATTGTAGTTCAAAGTGATTGTGGATAAGTGATAGATTATCATCTGtattaaaagttaataatgAACCATTTCACTGTCGTCTTGTGTCTCAGGTCAGGGGGAATCATGGGCGCAAGGCTTGCTCTCTGAGGACTATCAGCTCCTGTGTCGGGACGGCACCCGAAGTCCAGTCAGTGATTATGAGAGATGCCACCTGGCTCGAGTCCCTTCGAGAGGGATTGTTGTCCACCCTGACATCAGCAGTTCAGTGGTGTACAACATGTTACGTGAAGGACTGGTATGATTctttttgaaattgtaatttgtCTGAAACAGAGTAAAAACAAATTGTACTTCTGTATTTCAGCGTGACTGTTtgatttaagtgtgtgtgtgtgtgtgtgtgtgtttctctttagCAAAAGTCTGGGTTCCCCATGTTCTCCTCAGCAGCCTTTGATGGGACAAACTTGTTGTTCAGCGACAATTCAACCACATTTATCCAAGCAGGAAATGAAAACTATGTGGAATGGATGGGCCAGTATTATTACATACTGAGAGCCATAGACTGCACAGAGTCAGgtgaacaattaaaaatgtacatttgaaaTGCTGCCAAGCTATCTTTTCTATAGTCTGTGCTCGAAATCTGTGTTTCTCTTGGGTTTCtgatgggtgtgtgtgtgtgtgtgtgtgtgtgtagacgtGCCCTCTCGTCTGCGCTGGTGTGTCCTGTCTCATGGAGAGCAGCAAAAGTGCGCAGACATGGCTGTGgctttcaaaagcaaaaatttgATTCCTAATATTCAGTGCATCTATGGGGCATCTGTGGAGGACTGTATGAAGAAAATACAAGTATGCCACTCAAGAGATCGTATTCATACACACTGACAGCAAAATTATGAAGATATAAAGATATCCGTAATATATCTATAAGGACTATATCTTCGTATATATCAAGACTTTATACTTATAGTTTCCTCACTAAAAGCTGCAATACATCACAACATCACAAAATCCAATCATTTTAACCATTGAGAAACAGATTTGTATGAACTAAGTGGGCGGTTACTGTACTGCATTTGAATGAGACTCTTTTCCTCCAGAATAAGGAAGCTGATGCCATCACTCTTGATGGAGGTTACGTCTACACAGCGGGGAAGAGTTTTGGTTTGATACCTGCTGTTGGAGAGAGCTACACAGGTTAGAGCCATACACTTTCAATGTACTTTGACTTTGgaccaaatgtttttaaatgaaatgacttCAATATAATAGgaagtaaacatttaaaatagtgcAGTCGTAAGATAAATCGCTAAAttactccaaaataaaagcttttgtttacatgatatatatgtgtgtatagtgcatatttatttatgtatgtgtgtatatatatatatatatatatatatatatatatatatatatatatatatatatatatatatatatatatatatatacacacacacacacacaaacaaacatacatacatccaattacataaacaaaaacctttattttggatgcaaaaattggggaaaaaagaaagcatatCAAAAAGtcagtaaataaaaactaagcTTAATGTAAGACAAAAAGGCAGTGGAAATATGATTATGCaattcattatattaatattagaattaatacccattcatttattacattctaaaattaataatgaattataaatgtatgaaagTACTTtagtaaatgtgattttaactGGTGACTGTTTGTgggaaacatttttaacacttccTCGTGAAACATCAGCTGTTTTATTGATAAATGGTGATTCATTTTCACAAGCCGCTGTGATTCTCTGTCTTAGGAGACACTGACGGAAGCATTTATTATGCTGTGGCTGTGCTGAGGAAGAGCAACAGAGACATCCAGAGATTCAGCGACCTCAAGAGCAAGCGCTCCTGTCACACAGGTTACGGAAGGACCGCAGGCTGGAACATTCCCATGGGTCTGCTAATAGAAAAAGGCATCATAAGACCGCAGACATGCCAAGTGGCCCAAGGTAGGACATGTACTGCAGTGCACACATACCACGGGTTCACAAcatctaaatacaaaaaatatataaatgaggGTGTGATTCTGCCTTTAGCTGCTGGAGAGTTCTTTAAATCTGCTTGTGTACCTGGAGCCAATCAGAAGGGTTTTCCCAGTAACTTGTGCGAGCAGTGCATTGGAGACTTCAGTGGTCAGAACAAGTGTGAAAAAGGCAAGGACCTATACGACGGATACGATGGAGCCTTCAGGTAATCCACTCAAGATTGAGTGCTGATTTGGGTTTTGCCAATTGAGTATTTGGAGAACAACTCAGTACGCGTCATAACCTCGGTTTATTTTCTCAGGTGCCTTGTTGAAGATCACGGCGATGTGGCTTTTGTGAAACACTCCACTGTTTTCCAGAACACAGATGGTAAAAAGTTATCTGTTGATTTAGGCCTTTAAACAGCTGTTCAGTCACGATGTCCACTTGTAGGCCAAACCAGAGAAGTCATTTGTCATGGATCTTCTTAGGATTATACATCTTAATGCGtcttatttttatagcattttttgttGCACAAAATTTGTATACTTCACAGgtcaaaacacattattaaaactataaaataacacaacGGTAAAAATTCACTGGCTTGGAACATAAGGTTCAAACAGTTTTTTGAGCAGTTTTGAGATATTGACCTTCAAAATATTTGCGTAGATATCACCCTTGTGGCTCAAAATGTACACAGCTTAACAAAGAACAATGTAAATAAGTTGACATTTTCTGTCTGAAATTTTCTATCTTGTAATTCTaagatgtaaataataaaaaacagaaacagtagtagtagtagtgatGGTATTAATGgctaaatgtaataattaaaagctCAGTTTTAAAGATATGTCATCACATGATCCTCCAAAAATGTGAATGGTTAAAAGTCTTTCAGTTTCCGAATTTTAAGAATAGCACTTTTAGATTTCTGAGTAGAATTAGGTACTGCATGTGACTAACAACActtgtgagagagaaaaaaaagaaagaaaactactacttgaaaaacaaagtaaaatatttcagtgaaaaCCCATTATTTTCTGGGTTAAGGACTACAAACTGAACAGTTAACTTATACATTTTGCATGCAGCAAGCAGACCATTACTTCACATGTAAAAAAACTCTTGTAGTTCTCTCATGTCAGAACTGTTATTTCCAGGAAACAATACAGATTCATGGGCGTTAAACCTGGATTCCCGTCAATTTCAGCTGCTTTGTTCTCAGGAGTCTCGTGCTGAAGTCACTCAGTACACTAAGTGCAACTTGGCCCGTGTCCCTTCCCACGCCGTTATGATAAGACCCGATACCAACCACCACGTCATCTTTGGCCTCCTGGACAAAGCCCAGGTTGGTAAATCCAAATGCTATGTTTCAGGGCCATTTCAAACTGCTCGTTGTATGACTTTTTGGTTATGACTTTCAGAGTTTCTTTGGAGTTAATGCTGCCTCGGGCTTCAAGATGTTTGACTCCAAACCCTACGAGGGATCTGACCTGATGTTCAAGGATTCAACTGTCACTTTAATTGGTGTAGGAGAGAGGAAGACGTATGAGGAATGGCTTGGCCAGAGCTACCTGGATGCCATGATAGCCATGGAGTGTTCAGCTTCATCAACATGTACGGCTCTCAGCAACAGaactctctctctgtatatagatatatattctTTTGACTTTGTGTTTCTCTTACAGTGTTTTCCTCATCCTCGCTACTGCTGATGTCCATTGTGAGCTCCCTGGTGTCTCTGTTGGCTTCGTAGCGGGCCTGCCAGCCACAGAAGGGTTCCCAGTCCCTTCTCGACCCTGATCTTCATACTCATGCCGAAAATTCTAGTATTTAGGTGATTCAAGTTCAAATCAAATCGTTATCGCTTAAGCAATAGCAATGCCTTTTATCTGTGATCGTAATGGTACATAGTACATAGTACACGCCTAGTACAGTTGATAAGCTTTTTAAGTCAGTCTAAGGAAATTTTAAGGACCATCTTAAGTTAGGAAGGACATCGAGTTGGCTAAAGTCTTTCTTTATACCAAACCAAAGCTGGTTTGTTATCGTGaccatttgtattatttgtactCTGAAATTGACTCTGAAGGGCAATAGCCATATCAGTGCATATGCTTTGCCtgttacatatttattgtaCAGTGTGTATTGCAGCTTTTAAAAGCGacgttttattatgttattaactACTTGAAGGCACATGCCATATCAGGGAATATGCTGTGTCTAACATTTTCATCTTTGCTGATTTTTGTAACTGTTATCATGCAGTTGAATGCGGCATGCACTGGAGTTGTACTACTGAAAGCTGCTTTCCCTCCCGCATTCAGACAGGTTCTTGCTTGCTTAACTACTTGCTAAACTAAATCACTTTACGCAAACTCTATTAGCAAGGCAACAATTGGCTTGCCTTACTCTGTgaaatttaaattctaaaatacaGATCATGCAAATGAGGTGAAACTACACTATGAGAAAAATAAGCAGAAATAGtgttcattaaaacattaaaaaagtatttttcttttactaaaTGAAAGCTTATGGGGCTCGAAAACACATCTTTTTGCTCCAGCTGATGTTCACAGTGTTCAACACAATATCACTTACTTGCTTTCcaccttttatttctttgttttttgagatttgtttttatttgttcagaTACCGTATCAGTGTATATGTACTGAAATGTGAATGTCCCACATTAATGCCTGCTTTGTCTTGCAATTTCTTCATGAAATGATTGAGATATAACTAATATTTAGTTGCCAGGCCAGTGCGTCTGCTCAAGTATTACAGTATATTgtcacttattttaaataaataagcatctTGATATTTGTGGTGTtgttcattaaatcattaaatcataatgatttaatgattggcattcaaattataaaacatgtttattacttattattgaCCGAAAAGGACTGCATTTTCATCGACTGTGTTATTTGATTATGTTGTATTGCGTAAATTACGTGAAGATGTCCGAGATTTCATTGTAGTCCAGatctattattttatgtttttgaaaagctaatattgtaaaatgacCCTGAAGAAGAGACTTTCTagagtttatataatatttaggtatgttataatgtgtatatttgtttttttataataattattttacatgtgtAATTTAATGTTATATTCAAGTGCAGTATGCATACAGCTTGAGcttttcaaatatcaaaatttatttaaaatatatatatatttttttgatttatgacacatttttgttcaacatactatttttactttaatatatacTGCGCAAAAAAAGGTTTATACTTTTGTGCagtattacttatttaaaacttattttagatgAGTAGACATATAATGAATCTGGCTCCATAGCAGCTGTTCCTCACTTATAGCACCATCTGCTGATCATTTTACCAAACTGGCTTCTACACGTGAACTTAATGGGTCGTTATGTGTACTGTACATcaataaagcttaaaaatacagcataggCAAGTCAGGGAACGGCTGCAGCATTAAAggaaaatgtaagattttttttatttaatattaacagcTTCTGAAGGTGCAATTGCTGATTCTCATAAAAGGgtaaacaaatcataaaaaaaactttctgcCATATTggaaaatagtaatattatatttttaaaaaatcaaaattattattattattagtgttatttatatttatatgtcaaACGgttaaaaactttcatttttttcgagacttttattttaaaaaatttgcaGGCCCTTATCATAGATACAGTTTACAATAGACGTTTACTTCACAACACTACAACCTCATTCACGTTTACAGGTGTTTTACTCTCGCATTTCGCATTCATGTCTCGTTTAAAACGAGGAGCACATGTGGACTCTAGAGCGGGATTTAGGCAGGAGAAAGAGGACTGTCCTGTCCCGTACGGTTTACTGAAAGCTGCTAGAAAGAGCGGGCAGCTCAATCTGTCCGGGCGCGGTCTGACTGAAGGTAACAGCACTGGAAAAACACCACAGAGATAAAGTCATTACCTTAGCAACCCTAGTTTGTGGCTCCAGCAGATATGGTGTTTATCATTAATGGCATGTGAAAGTACATTAAAATGCCAAAGATTTAGGTCAGGTTTCTGTTCAAAAAGTTTGAATGAAATTTGATCACGACTCGCGTAAAATGACAGCAGCGGTTGTATACTgaggatgaatgttttctgtgctgtgagcttgtgtttgtgttcagttcCTCAGAGTGTGTGGAGGCTGAATGTAGACACACCTCAGGAAGCTCAGCAGAACTTGTCATTTGGAGCCGCAGATCGATGGTGGGAACAGACAGATTTGACCAAACTTCTGCTGTCCTCCAACAAACTCCAGAGCCTCTCTGAAGACGTCAAACTCCTCTCTGCCCTGGTGGTGCTGGATGTAGGTGTATGCATTTTGtgtgagaatgtttttttacaaactaaaCCATGCATATCATCACTTGGCATGGATGGCTACTTTTCTatggttaaataaatgtaacttctATAAAccacacattattattacacacacacacacacacacacacacacacacatatatatatatatatatatatatatatatatatatatatatacacacacacacacatatatgcatacacatatacagatttattatatacaattgcatcttttcaaaataaatcctAAATTAACTTGAAAAAGTTTGTCTTAGTGTTTTAATTTCCATGTTTGTGGGTCTTAATTTTGACATACTATAACTGTCTTCTGTGTTGCCTTTTTTCCAGATCCATGACAATCAACTAAACTCACTGCCAGATTCTGTTGGAGATCTAGAGCAACTACAGAAGCTCATATTGAGGTACTGATGGAGGCATCGCTACGTATAGagtaatatactgtacatacatattttgaTTGTAAAACTTGTATTGTGATAATACCTGGTTCTTTCTGCAGTCACAATAAACTGACAGGCCTGCCTTCGGGTCTTTGGAGACTTACAAACCTGCGATGTCTTCATCTACAACAGAATCTGATCGAACACATTCCCCAGGATTTGGGTCAGCTGGTGAATTTAGATGACCTTGTAAGTGACTGAGATCTTATCTTGAACGGCAACAAACTCTTAGCTTTCCAGCAGCATTATTAAAGCCTCGATCCTCAGATAGTAGTATTATCCTCCATTTAACACGTACGCACTACCATTGAGAAGTTTGGGCTTGGTAcgatcttttaatgtttttgaaagaagtcactTATATATTGATCTGTGGTACATCTATGTGAAATAAACCACTGCTGTATGACGTATTCCTATTATTTGGTTGTTTCTTCTCTTCCATATTAAAGGATCTTTCCAACAATCATCTAATGGACGTTCCAGAAAGCCTGGCGCACCTGAAAAATCTTGTGAAATTGAATTTGTCCTGCAACAAGCTCAAGAGCCTCCCTCCTGCCATCAGCGAAATGAAAAGTACGTTTTGACAGTAGCGGGTTAAATGTGCATCACGTTTATTGGTTAACCTGTGGTCTCATCCATCCGCTGTCAACCCTCACAGACCTGAAAATGCTGGACTGTTCCCGGAATCAACTGGAGAGCATTCCTCCTGTCTTGGCTCAGATGGAGTCCCTTGAGCAGCTTTACTTGAGACATAACAAGCTACGCTTCCTTCCTGAACTGCCCTGCTGTAAAACACTCAAGGTAAACCGCAGCCGCTGTTGTGGTAGAATAAGTTACGAATGTCTAAAGAAGGCTAACACAAGGTTGTTTACATATGTTAAGGAGCTCCACTGCGGGAACAACCAGATTGAGGTATTGGAGGCAGACCATTTGAAGCACTTGAGTGCTCTGAGTTTCTTGGAGCTCCGAGATAACAAGGTGAAAGGTCTTCCTGAAGAAATAACTCTACTGCAAGGCCTGGAGCGGCTGGATCTTACTAACAATGACATCAGCAGGTGCTGGGCGTATGTTAtcgtataatgtataatgtaaagtgtaaaagatgttgctgtttttatagACCAGCAGAATTATGGACTATCAAACCTTTTTATATCACAATAAGAAATACAGATTTGCAAACcactatattttattgtttactcCACTCATTTCTTGGCCGCCTTTATTCTGAACATAAGATGGTATATTGAATAATTTTTGGTTTCATAACGTtcatatacattcatataaccGCTTGATGGCCAATAGCAATATAGCGCAATGGAAGCCAGTCGGCGACagaactgtttggttaccagcattcttcaaaatatctttcactGTGTTAtgcagaataaattaaaaacatttgtctttcttttgttttgtgaaacagTCTGCCGTGTGGACTTGGCACATTACCCAAGCTGAAGGCTTTGTCTCTGGAGGGCAATCCGCTGAGGTCCATCCGCAGAGACCTCCTGACTGTGAGTGGTCAGCATATCACAGCTGTTTTAGTAATCTCAGAAACAACACGTAAAAATTCTGAAGTGGATCAGGAAGtcttatataacaatatattttatacagaaaGGCACTGGTGAGCTCCTGAAATATCTCCGAAGTCGAGTACAAGGTATGCATATACGATCAGTACGGTCTTTTAGCCTCATTTAATCTAAAAAGGACAAAGAATGTTCTCTTGTGTAACATTGcgtgttttgttgtttgaaatGTAGAGCAACCAGATGGGGGCTCGAAAGAAGAGCCAAAAACGGCAATGACCCTCCCGAGCCAAGCTAAAATCAATGTGCATGCCATCAAGACTCTGAAAACACTAGACTACAGGTAACAAAACATCCTTTCAAGGGATTTAGCAggattttgtgtgtttaacGGTAAAAACCTGATGTTTTAATTAGTGAGAAGCATGAGGCGTCCATCCCAGACGAGGTGTTTGATGCAGTTGACGATAGTCCTGTGGCCAGTGTAAACTTCAGCAAAAATCAGCTGACCGAAGTTCCTTCCAGGTAATACATACAGCCACATCATCTCATTTAGAAGCGTTTCAAAGACTTACTGAATTCTCTCATTTCCTGCAGAATTTTGGAGTTAAAGGACACCCTAGCAGACATCAATCTTGGGTTTAACAAGCTAACAACCATTCCGCTGGACTTTTCCAGGTTAAAACAACTGGTACATATAGATCTCAGGTAATCCTTCATTTAATTGGTGTCATTTTTAAGGCTCCAATTTAAAGATCTTATTTTGATAAATCGATGGCTTACAGATGTTTTTGCCGCATTCTCTCAAAATGATGCTCAATTAGCTAGAGAGCAATTTTTAAGATGGCACAGAAAGTAAAAACTACGGTAATTACGTAGTAGATGGAAATTTTGCAGAGAAAAAACCCTGTAATATCTggatttttaaatcatttttacatttcttcttatttcttCTTATATATTTTGTGCTCTGATAAATGTCCCTTCAAAGCAACATATTActtaatatgattaaaataaataagagctCTGAGGTCACTTAAGTGTGACCATAACTTACCATAACAAAGTGCACTGCCTTTTTTCAAAacgtattttttttagaaacaacCTGTTGATCTCACTGCCAGTGGAGTTGGAAGGCTTGAACAAGTTGCGGAGTGTCATCATCTCTTTTAATCGGCAAGTTCTGCCATTTTCACCGTCACCCCACCATCTAAAATGAACGAATGTATCAAATCAGTTTGATTAAATAGAAGTAACatcactttgttttttttgtggtctCTTTAGCTTCAAGTCATTTCCAGAAGTGCTGTACCGCATCTCATCCCTTGAGACCATTTTAATCAGTAACAATCAAGTTGGAGGCATTGATCCAGTACAAATGAAGACCCTAAATAATCTGTCTACTCTGGATCTGTCCAACAATGATATAATGCAAGTGCCACCGGAACTTGGCAACTGTACCAGTCTGAGGTGAGCgtaatttttttcccaattcTAGTAAACTGAGGACTTTTACTAGTAGTACACTCCATATTTTTACCTTTCTGCAATGAAAATGAGACGGCGAGAACAAACTCTGTTCAAATGTGGACAAAAAACGGATTGCTATTTACACGATAAAGTCTTGAGCCCGCTAGTTAAGTATGATCTTATGATTTATCCTATATCTATAGGGCTCTAATGCTTGATGGGAATCCTTTCCGTAATCCAAGAGCTGCCATCCTCAGTAAAGGAACAGATGCTGTCCTTGAGTATCTCCGAAGTCGTATTCCAACATAATCTTCATAAGTTTAATGTTACTTTAACAATCGTTGATAGACGATCAATTCTTGTGCCATAATACTTCCTTTGCACTCCCTGACcgtataaaacaataataaacaatttcCTGCCACTTTAGCTTTATCCTACCTGTCGCTGTAAAAATGTCATCGTAAAGTCCTTCCAGACTATTATAAAGAAACGCATGCGTCGAAATGAAGTTAAGACTTCTGTCAAAcaaatgaaccaaaaaaatgttggtgttgaagttttacattttaaaattgcttttcaGTGTGAATggttatattttccattttttatcGGCTGTAAAGGACCACAGAATGACCAGTAGTAACAatagtgacatttttattatttgtacaaTAAAGAT
This window encodes:
- the meltf gene encoding melanotransferrin, which translates into the protein MDTWVLLSVLLALTHYASGQSTIRWCTISPAEESKCKAMVQAFAGAAIRPAVQCVLVSSKAECAQKLTKNEVDAFSASAKEIYDIGKQATFKIAAGESGADAKGITYYGVAVVKKTNSAININNLKGKKSCHTGKHRTAGWNVPLGYLIDRGMMSAMGCNIPQGVADFFNASCIPGAKDDPESLCQLCVGDGAGKYKCDESVNERYYAYDGAFRCLVENAGDVAFVKHTTVSKNTDGQGESWAQGLLSEDYQLLCRDGTRSPVSDYERCHLARVPSRGIVVHPDISSSVVYNMLREGLQKSGFPMFSSAAFDGTNLLFSDNSTTFIQAGNENYVEWMGQYYYILRAIDCTESDVPSRLRWCVLSHGEQQKCADMAVAFKSKNLIPNIQCIYGASVEDCMKKIQNKEADAITLDGGYVYTAGKSFGLIPAVGESYTGDTDGSIYYAVAVLRKSNRDIQRFSDLKSKRSCHTGYGRTAGWNIPMGLLIEKGIIRPQTCQVAQAAGEFFKSACVPGANQKGFPSNLCEQCIGDFSGQNKCEKGKDLYDGYDGAFRCLVEDHGDVAFVKHSTVFQNTDGNNTDSWALNLDSRQFQLLCSQESRAEVTQYTKCNLARVPSHAVMIRPDTNHHVIFGLLDKAQSFFGVNAASGFKMFDSKPYEGSDLMFKDSTVTLIGVGERKTYEEWLGQSYLDAMIAMECSASSTLFSSSSLLLMSIVSSLVSLLAS
- the lrrc40 gene encoding leucine-rich repeat-containing protein 40, with the translated sequence MSRLKRGAHVDSRAGFRQEKEDCPVPYGLLKAARKSGQLNLSGRGLTEVPQSVWRLNVDTPQEAQQNLSFGAADRWWEQTDLTKLLLSSNKLQSLSEDVKLLSALVVLDIHDNQLNSLPDSVGDLEQLQKLILSHNKLTGLPSGLWRLTNLRCLHLQQNLIEHIPQDLGQLVNLDDLDLSNNHLMDVPESLAHLKNLVKLNLSCNKLKSLPPAISEMKNLKMLDCSRNQLESIPPVLAQMESLEQLYLRHNKLRFLPELPCCKTLKELHCGNNQIEVLEADHLKHLSALSFLELRDNKVKGLPEEITLLQGLERLDLTNNDISSLPCGLGTLPKLKALSLEGNPLRSIRRDLLTKGTGELLKYLRSRVQEQPDGGSKEEPKTAMTLPSQAKINVHAIKTLKTLDYSEKHEASIPDEVFDAVDDSPVASVNFSKNQLTEVPSRILELKDTLADINLGFNKLTTIPLDFSRLKQLVHIDLRNNLLISLPVELEGLNKLRSVIISFNRFKSFPEVLYRISSLETILISNNQVGGIDPVQMKTLNNLSTLDLSNNDIMQVPPELGNCTSLRALMLDGNPFRNPRAAILSKGTDAVLEYLRSRIPT